Proteins encoded within one genomic window of Anopheles gambiae chromosome 3, idAnoGambNW_F1_1, whole genome shotgun sequence:
- the LOC1280254 gene encoding derlin-1, whose product MSDFQTWYKQVPPFTRIWLTATVGISLLAKIGLLPISYLILQSAPFFYKLQLWRPMTAVLFYPLNPATGFHFMMNCYFLYNYSLRLESDHYKQKPGDYFFMLFFNWILCVIVGLVMDLPILMDPMVLSVLYVWCKLNQDVIVTFWFGTRFKAMYLPWVLLGMNMILSSGSIFSLVGIFVGHAYYFLKFSYPSELGGPALIETPFFIKRYFPDVQGGTHGFGVPPVGQRPVQQQQQGDMAGFRHAWGVGHTLGRN is encoded by the exons ATGAGCGATTTCCAAACCTGGTACAAACAGGTACCGCCGTTTACGCGGATCTGGCTGACGGCAACCGTCGGCATATCGCTGCTGGCCAAAATTGGTCTCCTACCGATCAGCTATCTCATCCTGCAGTCGGCACCATTCTTCTACAAACTACAG CTATGGAGGCCTATGACGGCGGTCCTGTTCTATCCGCTGAACCCGGCGACAGGGTTCCATTTTATGATGAACTGCTACTTCCTGTACAATTACTCCCTGCGGCTAGAGTCGGACCACTACAAGCAAAAGCCGGGAGACTACTTTTTCATGCTCTTTTTCAACTGGATCCTGTGCGTGATCGTCGGACTGGTG ATGGACCTTCCCATACTGATGGACCCGATGGTACTTTCGGTGCTGTACGTCTGGTGCAAACTGAATCAGGACGTGATCGTAACCTTCTGGTTCGGAACGCGCTTCAAGGCGATGTACCTGCCGTGGGTGCTGCTCGGCATGAACATGATCCTTTCGTCAGG AAGCATATTCTCGCTGGTGGGCATCTTCGTGGGCCATGCGTACTATTTCCTCAAGTTTAGCTATCCGAGCGAACTCGGTGGGCCGGCCCTGATCGAGACGCCGTTCTTCATCAAGCGTTACTTTCCGGATGTTCAGGGTGGCACGCATGGATTCGGTGTTCCGCCGGTCGGGCAGCGgccagtgcagcagcagcagcaaggcgATATGGCTGGCTTCCGCCATGCTTGGGGCGTTGGTCATACGCTTGGGCGTAACTAA
- the LOC1280255 gene encoding protein ABHD11: MFPSNAVRRAIKSSFRSFHLSATCYSKPAPVALSFTRYENNASDSNAPPVLVLHGLFGSKSNWNSLGKAFHKNTKPVRKIYAIDARNHGDSPHTDEHSYDHMVEDLVQLYKTLGIDKASIIGHSMGGRAMMLLALKYPELVEKAIIVDISPSTGLGTSNTNIPLFLQSMKMIQISPTATIHQARKLADEQLARIIAEKSLRDFLITNLVKAEKEGGHFRWRINLEALERNFNTGVAQFPQLTGRKFEGPTLFIAGGRSDYVKSEDVPLIKTLFPNSEITYVKDAGHWVHSEKSTEFSKLVLNFLNE, from the exons ATGTTTCCCAGCAATGCCGTGCGTAGGGCCATCAAAagttctttccgttcatttcATCTAAGTGCCACGTGCTATTCAAAACCAGCGCCGGTTGCGCTTTCCTTCACGCGGTACGAAAACAACGCATCGGACAGCAATGCTCCGCCGGTTTTGGTGCTTCACGGGCTGTTCGGGTCAAAGTCGAACTGGAACAGTTTGGGCAAGGCGTTTCACAAAAATACAAAGCCCGTTCGTAAG ATCTACGCCATCGATGCCCGCAATCACGGCGACAGTCCGCACACGGACGAACACTCCTACGACCATATGGTGGAGGATCTGGTGCAACTCTACAAAACATTGGGCATCGATAAGGCCTCCATCATTGGGCACAGCATGGGCGGTCGGGCTATGATGCTGTTGGCACTGAAATAT CCTGAGCTGGTAGAGAAAGCCATCATTGTCGACATTTCACCCTCGACCGGGCTTGGCACGAGCAACACAAACATCCCACTGTTCCTGCAGTCgatgaaaatgattcaaatttcCCCCACGGCAACCATTCACCAAGCGCGCAAGCTTGCGGACGAGCAGCTGGCCCGGATCATAGCGGAAAAGTCACTACGCGACTTCCTGATCACGAATCTGGTGAAGGCGGAAAAGGAAGGCGGCCACTTTCGGTGGCGCATCAATCTGGAAGCGTTGGAGCGCAATTTCAACACCGGGGTGGCCCAGTTTCCTCAACTGACTGGGCGGAAGTTCGAAGGACCGACGTTGTTTATTGCCGGTGGACGATCGGATTATGTAAA GTCGGAAGACGTTCCGCTGATAAAGACGCTGTTCCCCAATTCGGAAATTACGTACGTAAAGGATGCTGGCCACTGGGTGCACAGCGAAAAGTCGACCGAGTTCTCCAAGCTGGTGTTGAATTTTCTCAACGAATAG
- the LOC1280257 gene encoding nipped-B protein, producing MSDRDVPSVPITTLAGLTSLSDLLSELPISDSLSVSASLNRSLLFHPRVAEEANNLLATRDDALTAQLVTAIEQTNSDSIELKDQYPQPPGPANGAPIDGPSLLQAIHASRPNVFKSPYNPQIHQMFSSAVALGAGNQQQQLVAQQQQKITPTSQTQFYNLPNESFTNLGQSQQVYTNQTQIPIEQLQSVFQAQHDMQQVQQLHLAQQTVQPLQQQLLPQQAQLLQQQQQQQQQFQFNDPNQIRGQQQNVLGNSFPTLASQTPASAVMLGQQSIGTALHQQVINIQNVPYSSNSAENSQLQQQQQQLFQQQQQQQQQQHNQNVIVSHTSNTVQGQPLSALDPHQSVIQQSGSYAAAVHPTGSPAVVSAPTNNQAVLQQTTMLQQNHLIPQQQHSNVINQTNNNIHSASAQQHQYPQQQQMQNHTVLPQGQQLLQSQQQQLHQQSHLNNGSTAGVVSAGMNHQQALYQQQTTVPQQQQQQQFSTASNLAKLPETAPRNNEYLQQQQSKNLDARGRPSPAQGSTAPDTVSTATSLNMQQHQGGAMKGPQQAQTGASAHRYPTPLMGPNKPRPPGAGGGGTAAQQPTAAAPVIRPIGVSGALISSASTVAVSRPAGAQHPAQAPQSGPSSSGSTSSSAQNKPAGPAAKPQIDRKLLHRLIPMAEVESLKLPKLSVKLERLTERQVALLQEDLKKFMQEEPKLAARMGLEKKTYDQIFSKMKEESRGTWALKRKAQERADENPEDYLSKPKVRRVERPAAPVVKKLSKEELMATNTYQRFVSLMNKIFDQLDETETPTMEEGDEQYECISTGLLNSISAEAAKLKVRNAIDAIPENKLTLLISYAMRSIHSAKNLSGSELQDDLVGDECIEKILNAVEAALLVCCLYTSKSTKFLQEDNIDAIIKFVQFQLRETIFPSYDPVYSVETKRKGGDNNKKKKTATYQQKGISMLYTKTVELSKQLVTMFELFHFVDTIVIHASSLGVEPFFVDNIETLQFVCLDLVTTIFQNEKYQHHRRNIVSDILTSFDRLPHSKRNLRPYKLVNNGGNIQMMTALVLQLIQSSVILPDTLSPDGGGGAGGKHRPPNSANSADVPMGGGSTKSTDLFIYSKYNTALSIGGNFLTTFLDKCKSRSNETDFRPLFENFIHDLLTTVNKPEWPAAELLLSLLGTMLVKKMSDKGVEQSIRVVSLEYLGIVAARLRKDTVESRCKVKTMDTLIRYIKIEQEKEGDEPLHNSKFQLDEEEERTEFLQKILLDFLAVNAHEGNVVWNHARHFYITQWYRDMMQRTKKVAEGEKGYASRKKAGSSGAGGGKKRKKYQSDSDGSDGAGDDSDGEEGHMRDGQVDQELNSEIFRMLDTRKQYYLSQIGPYGRSGGGGGRSGGSVPAAGGNYEIKTYIDYSNANLIAQYLASKRSFSQSYDKYLQKIILVVREPVVAIRTRAMKCLANIVEVDQLVLARKDMQMGVQQKLLDTAISVREAAVDLVGKYILSDPELIDQYYEMISQRILDTGVSVRKRVIKILRDICIEYPAHEKIPDICVKMIRRVNDEEGIQKLVMDVFMTMWFTPCNDNDKAAMDRKITQIIDVVCSSHETGTQGFDALLKTIFEPKESKDDNKKLKKEIPKTLIKACQQIVDGLVDATMRLEGAENTRLVGCITALHLFAKIQPQLLVNHAMSLEPYLNMRCQNQIISKFISSIAEILEQVVPLMDHPSEVFLADLESHLMMLIVTQSRTIVLSCVSCLSTVVNKITKNYKLIRDCFSKLYYKGLVCIKDKLVSDPSIPIEQYFRPQFRRSIFTVGLIMRYFDFQQPEVYGAPKPGEDSSNQGSTLPANICEDVFATLAFFLSCDHSEICKEALTSMGNFCVKNYEYLMKVELRDYYNYLLTQDKVLTDMKITVLKNILMYLTEEENQMVRKDKEWSKQSKTEDLKEMGDVSSGMASRVIQIYLKEILRSFLHRDYGVRSWAMRVIEVVLRQGLVHPVQIVPYLICLSTDPEKEVAHSADRHLQEIDKQYPGFVNMKSNAGMQLSYELQELLQRRDESSLVRGYRIKDPQEPPSAMNGFLYTLLRGTKPQRRALIHSITKQFDDGKISLRQMLYLADNLAYFPYVVQDEPLFIIHHIDVLISVTGTNLLATFREGLKPLPGTEGNADPTAQNPLEDDDDDDQEAILTRLPDDTSDLENCIRSAQGCMLLLILKQHLKDIYGITDSKISRYSPSESGKIYDKAMQRRSNSLFDPKATITLLKENRATAGAQTEKERIELVQRYLDFKQLMLKLDPDDPDLLDEDEKPNSVAGTPVKQTPAASASGHHHHHSMASQQHNHTADGTSNNVHVNNVNSTTTTPGMMPVSQQNDYSNRSAANHGGAAVVGSAAKTPKPSSNRQQAAPASTRKSAVSSRSAKKKKRRISSSEEEESDASDGDYD from the exons ATGAGCGATCGAGATGTTCCCAGCGTCCCGATTACCACACTCGCTGGTCTTACCAGCCTTTCGGACC tGCTAAGCGAACTGCCCATCTCGGATTCGCTGTCCGTGTCGGCGTCGCTCAACCGGTCGCTGCTGTTCCATCCGCGTGTGGCCGAGGAGGCGAACAATCTGCTGGCGACGCGGGATGACGCCCTTACCGCCCAGCTCGTGACGGCCATCGAGCAGACCAACTCGGACAGCATCGAGCTGAAGGATCAGTACCCGCAACCGCCCGGCCCCGCCAATGGCGCACCGATCGATGGGCCGTCGCTGCTGCAGGCAATCCATGCCAGCCGGCCGAACGTTTTCAAGAGCCCCTACAACCCGCAGATACACCAAATGTTTAGCAGCGCCGTTGCGCTGGGGGCGggcaatcagcagcagcagttggtggcgcagcagcagcagaaaataa cCCCCACATCACAGACACAGTTTTACAACCTTCCCAACGAAAGCTTTACCAACTTGGGACAGTCACAGCAGGTGTATACGAATCAGACACAAATACCAATCGAGCAGTTGCAATCGGTGTTTCAAGCGCAGCACGATATGCAGCAGGTGCAGCAGCTACACCTCGCACAACAGACTGTTCAacccctgcagcagcagctattGCCGCAACAAGCTCAGCtactgcagcaacagcagcagcagcagcaacagtttcAGTTTAATGATCCAAATCAGATACGCGGTCAGCAGCAAAATGTGCTGGGCAATTCCTTTCCCACCCTTGCGTCTCAAACGCCAGCCTCGGCGGTGATGCTTGGCCAGCAATCGATTGGCACAGCGCTTCATCAGCAGGTGATTAATATACAAAATGTTCCGTATTCGTCCAATTCTGCAGAGAATAgccaactgcagcagcagcagcaacaactcttccaacagcagcagcagcagcagcaacaacagcacaatcAAAATGTGATCGTTTCTCACACATCCAACACTGTGCAGGGGCAACCGCTTTCGGCACTAGATCCACATCAGAGTGTGATCCAACAGTCCGGGTCGTACGCAGCTGCAGTCCATCCTACTGGATCGCCGGCGGTAGTTTCAGCACCTACCAACAATCAGGCGGTGCTACAACAGACGACAATGCTACAACAAAATCACTTAATCCCACAGCAACAG CATTCAAATGTGATAAATCAAACGAATAATAATATACACAGTGCCTCAGCCCAACAGCACCAAtatccgcagcagcagcaaatgcaaAACCACACCGTATTGCCGCAGGGGCAGCAGTTATTGCAatctcaacagcagcagctgcatcaGCAATCTCATCTGAACAACGGCAGTACGGCCGGGGTCGTTTCTGCTGGCATGAATCATCAACAAGCACTGTACCAGCAGCAAACGACTGtgccacagcagcaacagcagcagcaattcaGCACTGCAAGCAATCTTGCCAAACTGCCCGAAACGGCACCGCGGAACAATGAGtacttgcagcagcagcagagtaaAAACCTGGACGCACGAGGGCGACCATCCCCGGCGCAGGGCAGCACGGCCCCGGACACGGTGAGCACTGCCACTTCGCTGAACATGCAGCAGCATCAGGGCGGCGCTATGAAGGGTCCACAACAGGCGCAGACTGGCGCCAGTGCGCACCGCTACCCAACGCCACTGATGGGCCCGAACAAACCGAGACCACCGGgggctggtggtggcggcacTGCTGCTCAGCAACCGACCGCTGCCGCCCCAGTCATACGCCCGATCGGTGTGAGTGGTGCGCTAATCAGCAGTGCGTCCACCGTTGCCGTGAGCCGTCCTGCCGGTGCGCAGCATCCTGCGCAGGCGCCTCAATCGGGCCCAAGCAGCAGCGGAAGTACTTCCAGCAGTGCCCAGAACAAGCCCGCCGGACCTGCCGCCAAACCCCAGATCGATCGGAAGCTGCTGCACCGGCTCATACCCATGGCCGAGGTGGAGTCGCTGAAGCTGCCCAAGCTGTCCGTCAAGCTCGAGCGGCTGACCGAGCGGCAGGTTGCCCTGCTGCAGGAGGATCTGAAAAAGTTCATGCAGGAGGAGCCCAAGCTGGCCGCCCGGATGGGGCTGGAGAAGAAGACGTACGATCAGATATTCAGCAAGATGAAGGAGGAATCGCGGGGGACGTGGGCGTTGAAGCGCAAGGCACAGGAGCGGGCGGACGAAAACCCGGAGGACTATCTGAGCAAACCGAAGGTGCGGCGGGTGGAACGGCCCGCCGCACCGGTGGTGAAGAAGCTCAGCAAGGAGGAGCTGATGGCCACCAACACCTATCAGCGGTTCGTGTCGCTGATGAACAAAATTTTCGACCAGCTAGACGAAACGGAAACGCCCACGATGGAGGAGGGGGACGAGCAGTACGAGTGCATTTCGACCGGGCTGCTGAACAGCATCAGTGCGGAGGCGGCGAAGCTGAAGGTGCGGAACGCGATCGATGCGATACCGGAGAACAAGCTCACGCTGCTGATATCGTACGCGATGCGGTCGATCCATTCGGCGAAGAATCTGAGCGGCTCGGAGCTGCAGGACGATCTGGTCGGGGATGAGTGCATCGAGAAGATACTGAACGCGGTCGAGGCGGCCCTGCTCGTCTGCTGTCTGTACACGAGCAAGAGCACCAAGTTCCTGCAGGAGGACAACATCGATGCCATCATCAAGTTTGTGCAGTTTCAGCTGCGCGAGACGATCTTCCCCTCGTACGATCCGGTGTACTCGGTGGAAACGAAGCGCAAGGGTGGcgataacaacaaaaagaagaaaacggcCACCTACCAGCAGAAGGGCATCTCGATGCTGTACACGAAAACGGTCGAGCTGTCGAAGCAGCTGGTGACGATGTTCGAGCTGTTTCACTTCGTCGACACGATCGTGATACACGCGTCCTCGCTCGGGGTGGAACCGTTCTTCGTGGACAACATCGAAACGCTGCAGTTCGTGTGTCTCGATCTGGTGACGACGATATTCCAGAACGAGAAGTATCAGCACCACCGGCGCAACATCGTGTCGGACATACTGACCTCGTTCGATCGGTTGCCCCACTCGAAGCGCAACCTGCGGCCGTACAAGCTGGTGAACAACGGGGGCAACATACAGATGATGACGGCGCTCGTGCTGCAGCTGATTCAGTCGTCCGTCATCCTGCCGGACACGCTCAGCCCGGACGGGGGCGGTGGGGCCGGTGGCAAACATCGGCCCCCGAACAGTGCGAACAGTGCGGACGTGCCGATGGGCGGCGGTAGCACCAAAAGCACGGACCTGTTCATCTACAGCAAGTACAACACGGCACTGAGCATTGGCGGGAACTTTCTCACCACCTTTCTCGACAAATGCAAAAGCCGCTCGAACGAAACCGATTTCCGTCCACTGTTCGAGAACTTTATCCACGATCTGCTGACGACGGTGAACAAGCCGGAGTGGCCGGCGGCCGAGCTGCTGCTCAGCCTGCTCGGCACGATGCTGGTGAAGAAGATGTCGGACAAGGGCGTGGAGCAGTCGATCCGGGTGGTGTCGCTCGAGTATCTCGGCATCGTGGCGGCCCGGCTGCGCAAGGATACGGTCGAGTCGCGCTGCAAGGTGAAAACGATGGACACGCTGATCCGGTACATCAAGATCGAGCAGGAGAAGGAGGGCGACGAGCCGCTGCACAACAGCAAGTTCCAgctggacgaggaggaggagcggaCCGAGTTTTTGCAGAAGATTCTGCTCGACTTTCTCGCGGTGAACGCGCACGAGGGCAACGTGGTGTGGAACCATGCGCGCCACTTTTACATCACCCAGTGGTACCGGGACATGATGCAGCGCACCAAGAAGGTGGCAGAGGGTGAGAAGGGCTACGCGTCGCGGAAAAAGGCCGGCAGCagtggtgccggtggtgggAAGAAGCGGAAAAAGTACCAGAGCGACTCGGACGGCTCAGACGGGGCGGGGGACGATTCGGACGGCGAGGAGGGGCACATGCGCGACGGCCAGGTCGATCAGGAGCTGAACAGTGAAATCTTCCGAATGCTGGACACTCGGAAGCAGTACTACCTGAGCCAGATAGGGCCGTACGGGCGGAGCGGCGGAGGTGGTGGCCGGTCGGGCGGTAGCGTTCCGGCCGCCGGCGGCAACTACGAGATTAAAACGTACATCGACTACAGCAACGCGAACCTGATTGCGCAGTATCTGGCGAGCAAGCGGTCCTTCTCGCAAAGCTATGACAAGTATCTGCAGAAGATCATTCTCGTCGTGCGGGAACCGGTCGTGGCGATACGGACGCGGGCGATGAAGTGTCTCGCCAACATCGTCGAGGTGGACCAGCTCGTGCTCGCCCGGAAGGACATGCAGATGGGCGTGCAGCAGAAGCTGCTCGATACGGCCATCTCGGTGCGGGAGGCGGCAGTCGATCTGGTCGGCAAGTACATCCTTTCCGATCCGGAACTGATCGATCAGTATTACGAAATGATATCGCAACGAATATTG GATACGGGCGTTTCGGTGCGAAAACGGGTAATCAAAATCCTTCGAGACATCTGCATCGAGTATCCGGCGCACGAGAAGATACCGGACATCTGCGTCAAAATGATCCGGAGGGTGAACGACGAGGAAGGAATCCAGAAGTTAGTCATGGACGTGTTCATGACGATGTGGTTTACGCCGTGCAATGATAATGATAAG GCTGCGATGGATAGAAAGATTACGCAGATTATAGACGTCGTCTGTTCGTCACACGAAACGGGGACGCAAGGTTTCGATGCATTACTGAAAACG ATATTTGAGCCGAAAGAGAGCAAAGATGATAACAAAAAGCTGAAGAAAGAGATTCCCAAAACGTTGATCAAAGCCTGCCAGCAGATTGTGGACGGTTTAGTGGACGCTACGATGCGGCTGGAAGGGGCGGAAAACACGCGGCTGGTAGGCTGCATCACGGCGTTGCATCTGTTCGCCAAGATACAGCCCCAGCTGCTGGTCAACCATGCGATGTCGCTCGAACCGTATCTGAACATGCGCTGCCAGAACCAGATCATTTCGAAATTCATCAGTTCGATCGCGGAAATATTGGAACAG GTCGTTCCACTAATGGACCATCCGAGCGAAGTGTTCCTAGCCGATCTAGAGTCCCATCTGATGATGCTGATCGTCACGCAAAGCCGTACCATCGTGTTGAGTTGCGTTTCCTGCCTATCGACGGTTGTAAACAAAATCACCAAGAACTACAAACTCATCCGGGATTGTTTTTCAAA ACTGTACTATAAGGGTCTCGTATGCATCAAGGACAAGCTAGTGTCCGACCCTTCGATACCCATCGAGCAGTACTTTCGGCCGCAGTTTCGGCGCAGCATTTTTACGGTTGGGTTGATAATGCGCTACTTTGACTTCCAGCAGCCcgaagtgtacggtgcaccaAAGCCCGGCGAAGATTCCTCCAATCAAG GCTCAACCCTACCAGCGAACATATGCGAGGACGTGTTTGCGACGTTggcatttttcctttcctgcGATCATAGCGAAATCTGCAAGGAAGCGCTGACGTCCATGGGCAACTTTTGCGTGAAAAACTACGAATATCTGATGAAGGTCGAGCTGCGGGACTACTACAACTATCTGCTCACGCAGGACAAGGTACTGACGGACATGAAGATCACGGTGCTGAAAAACATTCTCATGTATCTGACGGAGGAGGAAAACCAGATGGTGCGGAAGGACAAAGAAT GGTCGAAACAATCGAAAACGGAAGATCTGAAGGAAATGGGCGACGTGTCGTCTGGCATGGCGAGCCGTGTGATACAGATTTACCTGAAGGAGATACTGCGCAGCTTTCTGCACCGGGACTACGGGGTGCGGAGCTGGGCGATGCGGGTCATCGAGGTAGTCCTGCGGCAAGGTTTGGTCCATCCAGTACAAATAGTTCCTTATCTTATATGCTTAAGTACAGACCCGGAGAAAGAG GTGGCACACAGTGCGGACAGGCATTTGCAGGAGATCGACAAGCAGTACCCTGGCTTTGTAAATATGAAATCGAACGCCGGCATGCAGCTGTCGTACGAGCTGCAGGAGCTGTTGCAGCGGCGAGACGAGAGCAGCCTCGTGCGGGGCTACCGGATAAAGGATCCGCAGGAACCGCCGTCGGCGATGAACGGATTCCTGTACACGCTGCTGCGCGGCACCAAACCGCAGCGCCGTGCCCTTATCCACTCCATCACGAAGCAGTTCGACGATGGCAAGATCAGTCTGCGGCAGATGCTGTACCTTGCGGACAATCTGGCCTACTTCCCGTACGTGGTGCAGGATGAGCCGCTGTTCATCATTCATCACATCGACGTGCTCATCTCGGTGACCGGCACCAACCTGTTGGCGACGTTCCGCGAAGGGCTGAAGCCGCTGCCGGGCACTGAGGGCAATGCCGACCCGACTG CACAAAACCCCCTCgaagatgatgacgatgacgaccaGGAAGCGATCTTAACCCGGTTGCCGGACGATACTTCCGATTTGGAAAACTGTATCCGGTCGGCGCAGGGTTGCATGCTTCTGCTAATACTCAAGCAACATCTAAAAGATATTTACGGCATCACCGATAG CAAAATATCACGGTACTCACCGTCCGAGTCTGGCAAGATCTACGACAAAGCGATGCAGCGAAGATCCAACTCGCTGTTCGATCCGAAGGCAACGATAACGCTGCTGAAGGAAAACCGGGCCACCGCTGGAGCACAGACCGAAAAGGAACGAATCGAGCTGGTGCAACGATACTTGGAC TTCAAACAGCTGATGCTGAAGCTCGATCCGGACGACCCGGACCTGCTGGATGAGGACGAAAAACCCAACTCGGTCGCCGGGACTCCCGTGAAGCAAACTCCCGCCGCATCAGCATccggccatcatcatcatcattcgatGGCTTCCCAGCAGCATAATCACACCGCAGACGGAACAAGCAATAACGTTCACGTGAACAACGtgaacagcaccaccaccacccccggCATGATGCCGGTTTCGCAACAGAAT GATTACAGCAATCGGTCGGCGGCGAACCACGGTGGTGCTGCGGTCGTCGGTAGTGCAGCAAAGACACCGAAGCCTTCATCTAACCGGCAGCAGGCGGCACCGGCATCGACGCGCAAATCGGCCGTTTCTTCGCGCAGcgctaagaagaagaaacggcGAATTTCCAGCTCGGAAGAGGAGGAAAGCGATGCCAGCGATGGTGATTACGATTAA